One genomic segment of Drosophila melanogaster chromosome 3L includes these proteins:
- the bol gene encoding boule, isoform I — MDQFAAAVYPPAAGVPAIYPPSAMQYQPFYQYYSVPMNVPTIWPQNYQG; from the exons ggtGA ATGGATCAGTTCGCAGCCGCTGTATATCCGCCAG CCGCTGGAGTGCCAGCCATCTACCCACCTTCAGCCATGCAATATCAGCCATTCTATCAGTACTACAGTGTGCCAATG AATGTACCCACCATTTGGCCTCAGAACTACCAAG